A single region of the Anaerococcus urinomassiliensis genome encodes:
- a CDS encoding bifunctional lytic transglycosylase/C40 family peptidase yields MKLKTLVIGGSGLFLMVFSLLLFVAILFSDEQDSGISNIHYGGVNVSAEVLAHKPMVEKYAKEYGVEEYVNILLAIIQVESGGTAEDVMQSSESLGLPPNSLSTEESIKQGVKYFSELLASSERLSVDLESVIQSYNYGGGFLGYVANRGNKYTFELAQSFSKEYSGGEKVSYPNPIAIPINGGWRYNYGNMFYVQLVTQYLVTTEFDDDTVQAIMDEALKYEGWRYVYGGASPTTSFDCSGLTQWTYGKAGINLPRTAQQQYDVTQHIPLSEAQAGDLVFFHSTYNAGSYITHVGIYLGNNRMFHAGDPIGYADLTSPYWQQHLVGAGRIKQ; encoded by the coding sequence ATGAAGTTGAAAACTTTAGTGATTGGTGGTTCTGGATTATTCTTGATGGTCTTCTCACTGCTTCTGTTTGTTGCCATTTTATTTTCAGATGAACAGGACAGCGGAATTTCCAATATTCATTATGGAGGTGTGAATGTTTCCGCAGAAGTGCTGGCTCATAAGCCTATGGTAGAAAAATATGCCAAAGAATATGGCGTTGAAGAATATGTCAACATACTTCTTGCGATTATACAGGTGGAATCGGGCGGTACTGCGGAAGATGTTATGCAGTCCTCGGAATCCCTCGGTCTTCCACCTAATTCATTGAGTACAGAAGAATCCATTAAGCAAGGTGTGAAGTATTTCAGTGAATTATTAGCCAGTAGCGAAAGGCTCAGTGTAGATTTAGAATCGGTTATCCAGTCCTACAATTATGGTGGTGGTTTCTTAGGGTATGTGGCTAATCGTGGAAATAAATATACCTTTGAACTGGCTCAAAGTTTCTCAAAAGAGTATTCAGGTGGCGAAAAAGTGTCTTACCCCAATCCCATAGCCATACCTATCAATGGGGGCTGGCGATACAACTATGGCAATATGTTTTATGTGCAACTGGTAACGCAGTATCTTGTCACAACAGAGTTTGATGATGATACGGTACAAGCCATCATGGACGAAGCACTGAAATATGAGGGCTGGCGATACGTTTACGGTGGAGCTTCCCCGACTACTTCTTTTGATTGTAGCGGACTGACACAATGGACGTATGGAAAAGCTGGAATTAACTTACCACGAACCGCACAACAGCAATATGATGTGACCCAGCATATCCCACTATCGGAAGCACAAGCTGGCGATTTGGTTTTCTTTCATTCTACCTATAACGCTGGCTCTTATATTACTCATGTTGGGATATACCTTGGCAATAACCGTATGTTTCATGCAGGCGACCCAATCGGTTATGCCGACTTAACAAGCCCCTACTGGCAACAGCATTTAGTGGGAGCAGGACGAATCAAACAATGA
- a CDS encoding CD3337/EF1877 family mobilome membrane protein: MKPSIVNRIKSNWTLKRLGKVAMTVAFTLVIAIFLLAMLGTVVQAAGLVDDTVNVANEYSRYPLENYQLDFYVDNSWGWLPWNWSDGIGKQVMYGLYAITNFIWTISLYVSNATGYLVQEAYSLDFISATADSIGKNMQTLAGVSANGFSTEGFYVGFLLLLILVLGVYVAYTGLIKRETTKAIHAIMNFVLVFILSASFIAYAPDYIKKINDFSSDISNASLSLGTKIVMPHSDSQGKDSVDLIRDSLFSIQVQQPWLLLQYNSSDIESIGIDRVESLLSTSPDSNNGEDREKIVAEEIEDRSNTNLTITKTINRLGTVFFLFVFNIGISIFVFLLTGIMIFSQVLFIIYAMFLPVSFILSMIPSFDGMSKRAITKLFNTILTRAGITLIITTAFSISTMLYTLSAGYPFFLIAFLQIVTFAGIYFKLGDLMSMFSLQSNDSQSVGSRVMRKPRMLMHAHMHRLQRKLGRSMTTLGAGSAIVTGKKGQSGSGSSARTQADHSRPDGKEKSTLGKRIGQTIGTVADTKDRMVDTASGLKEQVKDLPTNARYAVYQGKSKVKENVRDLTSSISQTKADRASGRKEQQEQRRKTIAKRRSEMEQVKQKKQPASSVHERPTTRQEQYHDEQTSKQSNIQTSYKESQQAKQERPAVKSDFSSPKVERQGNTVQEKTVQKPATSTTTADRTSQRPITKERPSTVQRVPLQNTRSRPPIKTATIKKVGKKP; the protein is encoded by the coding sequence GTGAAACCATCAATAGTAAACAGAATAAAATCAAACTGGACGCTGAAACGTCTAGGTAAAGTGGCAATGACAGTGGCTTTCACACTTGTGATTGCCATTTTTCTTTTAGCCATGCTGGGAACGGTGGTTCAAGCTGCGGGCTTGGTAGATGATACGGTCAATGTGGCAAATGAATACAGCCGATACCCACTTGAAAACTATCAACTGGATTTTTATGTGGATAATAGCTGGGGCTGGCTTCCGTGGAACTGGTCGGACGGGATTGGAAAACAGGTCATGTATGGACTATATGCCATTACCAATTTTATTTGGACAATCAGTTTGTATGTTTCCAATGCGACAGGTTACTTAGTACAGGAAGCCTATTCCTTAGACTTCATTTCCGCTACAGCAGATTCCATTGGTAAGAATATGCAGACCTTAGCTGGTGTGAGTGCAAACGGATTTTCAACAGAGGGTTTCTATGTTGGATTCCTCTTACTCTTGATTTTGGTTCTTGGGGTTTATGTTGCCTATACGGGACTGATAAAGAGAGAAACCACAAAGGCAATTCATGCCATTATGAATTTTGTGCTGGTGTTTATCCTATCGGCTTCCTTTATTGCCTACGCTCCCGACTACATTAAAAAAATCAATGACTTTTCATCAGACATCAGTAATGCCAGTTTATCACTTGGCACGAAGATTGTCATGCCCCATTCCGATAGTCAAGGCAAGGACAGCGTGGACTTAATCAGAGATAGCCTGTTTTCCATACAGGTTCAGCAACCGTGGCTACTGCTTCAATACAACAGTTCAGACATTGAAAGTATCGGTATTGACCGTGTGGAAAGCCTGCTCTCCACCAGCCCAGATTCCAACAATGGCGAAGACAGAGAAAAAATTGTTGCGGAAGAAATTGAAGACAGAAGCAATACCAATCTAACCATTACAAAGACCATTAACCGTTTAGGTACAGTCTTCTTCCTATTTGTCTTCAATATTGGGATTTCCATATTTGTATTCCTATTAACAGGAATCATGATTTTCTCGCAGGTACTTTTTATCATCTATGCTATGTTTCTGCCTGTGAGCTTTATTTTAAGCATGATTCCATCATTTGATGGTATGTCAAAACGAGCCATAACAAAGCTCTTTAATACCATTTTGACACGAGCTGGAATCACATTGATTATTACGACAGCATTTAGTATTTCAACCATGCTCTATACCTTATCGGCTGGTTATCCGTTCTTTTTGATTGCTTTTCTACAGATTGTGACCTTTGCAGGAATCTACTTCAAGCTGGGCGATTTAATGAGTATGTTTTCTCTACAGAGTAACGATTCTCAAAGTGTGGGAAGTCGTGTGATGAGAAAACCTCGTATGCTTATGCACGCTCACATGCACCGTCTACAGCGGAAACTTGGACGTTCCATGACTACTCTAGGGGCTGGGTCTGCCATTGTTACAGGTAAAAAAGGACAGTCGGGTTCGGGGAGTTCTGCAAGGACACAAGCAGATCACTCCCGACCAGACGGAAAGGAAAAATCAACACTTGGAAAACGTATCGGTCAAACCATCGGTACAGTAGCTGATACCAAAGACAGAATGGTAGACACTGCTAGTGGTTTGAAAGAACAGGTTAAAGATTTGCCGACCAATGCAAGATATGCAGTATATCAAGGAAAATCCAAAGTAAAAGAGAATGTCCGTGATTTAACCAGTAGTATTTCTCAAACCAAAGCGGACAGAGCCAGTGGACGCAAGGAACAGCAGGAACAAAGGCGAAAAACCATTGCGAAGCGTCGCTCTGAAATGGAACAGGTCAAACAGAAAAAACAGCCTGCTTCTTCTGTTCATGAAAGACCGACTACAAGACAAGAACAATATCATGATGAACAGACCTCAAAACAGTCTAATATTCAGACTTCATATAAGGAATCTCAACAAGCCAAACAAGAGCGTCCAGCAGTTAAGTCCGATTTTTCAAGTCCAAAAGTGGAACGCCAAGGCAATACCGTTCAAGAAAAAACCGTTCAAAAGCCAGCAACTTCAACCACTACAGCAGATAGAACTTCACAACGTCCAATCACAAAAGAACGTCCGTCTACTGTTCAAAGAGTACCACTACAAAATACAAGAAGTAGACCACCAATCAAAACCGCCACCATTAAGAAAGTCGGTAAGAAACCATGA
- the tcpF gene encoding conjugal transfer ATPase TcpF, whose protein sequence is MAYPIKYIENNLVWNKDGECYAYYELVPYNYSFLSPEQKIQVHDSFRQLIAQNRDGKIHALQISTESSIRSAQERSKNEVTGKLKAVAYDKIDQQTDALISMIGENQVNYRFFIGFKLLLNDQEFSMKSLTVEAKNALSDFVYDVNHKLMGDFVSMSNDEILRFQKMEKLLENKISRRFKIRRLDKDDFGYLIEHLYGQTGTAYEEYEYHLSKKKLDNETLIKYYDLIKPTRCLVEEKQRYLKIQQEDETVYVAYFTINSIVGELDFPSSEIFYYQQQQFTFPIDTSMNVEIVANRKALSTVRNKKKELKDLDNHAWQSDNETSSNVAEALESVNELETNLDQSKESMYKLSYVVRVSANDLDELKRRCNEVKDFYDDLSVKLVRPFGDMLGLHEEFLPASKRYMNDYIQYVTSDFLAGLGFGATQMLGENEGIYVGYSLDTGRNVYLKPALASQGVKGSVTNALASAFVGSLGGGKSFANNLIVYYAVLYGAQAVIVDPKAERGRWKETLPEISHEINIVTLTSDEKNKGLLDPYVIMKNPKDSESLAIDILTFLTGISSRDGERFPILRKAIRAVTNSEVRGLMKVIEELRVENTPLSTSIADHIESFTDYDFAHLLFSNGYVEQSISLEKQLNIIQVADLVLPDKETSFEEYTTMELLSVAMLIVISTFALDFIHTDRSIFKIVDLDEAWSFLQVAQGKTLSMKLVRAGRAMNAGVYFVTQNTDDLLDEKLKNNLGLKFAFRSTDLNEIKKTLAFFGVDPEDENNQKRLRDLENGQCLISDLYGRVGVIQFHPVFEELLHAFDTRPPVRKEV, encoded by the coding sequence ATGGCATATCCAATTAAATACATTGAAAACAATCTCGTCTGGAATAAAGACGGGGAATGTTATGCTTACTATGAGCTTGTTCCTTACAATTACTCATTTCTAAGTCCAGAACAGAAAATACAAGTGCATGATTCTTTCAGACAGCTTATCGCACAAAATCGTGATGGCAAAATTCATGCTTTACAAATCAGTACAGAATCCAGCATACGTTCTGCACAAGAGCGTTCCAAAAATGAAGTCACTGGCAAGCTCAAAGCGGTTGCCTATGACAAAATCGACCAACAGACAGACGCTTTAATATCCATGATTGGCGAAAATCAAGTGAACTACCGTTTCTTTATCGGCTTTAAGTTGCTTCTCAACGATCAGGAGTTTTCTATGAAAAGTCTTACCGTTGAAGCAAAAAATGCTTTGTCTGATTTTGTCTATGATGTGAACCATAAGCTGATGGGCGATTTTGTTAGTATGAGTAATGATGAAATCCTGCGTTTTCAGAAGATGGAAAAGCTCTTAGAAAATAAAATCTCTCGTCGTTTCAAAATCCGCAGGTTAGATAAGGACGACTTCGGCTATCTGATTGAACACCTTTACGGACAGACAGGCACTGCCTATGAAGAGTATGAGTACCATCTATCAAAGAAAAAGCTGGATAATGAAACGCTGATTAAATACTATGACTTGATTAAGCCTACTCGCTGTTTGGTGGAAGAAAAACAGCGATATTTGAAAATCCAGCAGGAAGATGAAACCGTCTATGTAGCTTACTTTACCATTAACAGCATTGTCGGAGAACTGGACTTCCCGTCCTCTGAAATCTTCTACTACCAGCAACAGCAATTTACATTCCCGATTGATACGTCAATGAATGTGGAAATTGTAGCGAATCGTAAAGCCCTATCTACTGTCCGCAATAAAAAGAAAGAACTGAAAGACTTGGATAACCACGCTTGGCAAAGTGATAATGAAACCAGCTCCAATGTGGCGGAAGCTCTGGAAAGTGTGAATGAGCTGGAAACCAATTTAGACCAAAGCAAGGAATCTATGTACAAGCTGTCTTATGTGGTAAGGGTATCAGCAAATGATCTTGACGAACTCAAACGTCGTTGTAATGAAGTGAAAGATTTTTATGACGATTTAAGCGTAAAACTGGTACGACCATTTGGGGATATGCTCGGCTTACATGAAGAATTTTTACCTGCCAGCAAGCGTTATATGAATGATTATATTCAATACGTGACCTCTGATTTCCTCGCTGGTTTAGGTTTTGGTGCTACTCAAATGCTGGGGGAAAATGAGGGGATTTATGTTGGCTACAGCTTAGATACTGGACGCAATGTCTATCTGAAACCTGCTCTTGCCAGTCAAGGGGTTAAGGGTTCAGTAACCAATGCGTTAGCGTCGGCTTTTGTTGGTTCGCTGGGTGGTGGTAAATCCTTTGCGAATAACCTTATCGTCTATTATGCGGTGCTTTATGGGGCACAAGCAGTGATTGTAGACCCAAAAGCAGAACGTGGCAGATGGAAAGAAACCTTGCCAGAGATTTCCCATGAAATCAATATCGTCACTCTGACTTCTGATGAGAAAAACAAAGGCTTACTTGACCCTTATGTGATTATGAAAAATCCCAAAGATTCTGAATCACTGGCTATTGATATTCTGACATTCCTTACGGGGATTTCCTCTCGTGATGGGGAACGCTTCCCAATCCTTAGAAAAGCCATTCGTGCAGTAACCAATAGTGAAGTACGAGGGTTGATGAAAGTGATTGAGGAATTACGGGTTGAGAATACGCCACTAAGTACCAGTATAGCCGACCATATCGAAAGTTTTACAGACTATGACTTTGCACATTTATTATTCAGTAATGGTTATGTGGAGCAGTCTATCAGCTTAGAAAAACAACTGAACATTATACAGGTTGCGGACTTGGTACTTCCCGACAAGGAAACTTCCTTTGAGGAATATACCACTATGGAGCTTTTATCCGTTGCTATGCTGATTGTCATTAGTACCTTTGCTTTAGACTTTATCCATACAGACCGAAGCATTTTCAAGATTGTAGATTTAGACGAAGCATGGAGCTTTTTACAGGTAGCACAAGGAAAAACACTATCTATGAAGCTGGTTCGGGCTGGTCGTGCTATGAACGCTGGGGTATATTTCGTGACCCAAAATACAGACGACCTCTTAGATGAAAAACTGAAAAATAACCTCGGCTTAAAATTTGCATTTCGTTCCACTGACCTTAACGAGATTAAAAAGACCTTAGCCTTTTTTGGTGTAGACCCAGAGGACGAAAACAATCAGAAGCGATTGCGTGATTTGGAAAACGGGCAATGCCTTATCAGTGATTTATATGGTCGTGTCGGTGTGATACAGTTCCACCCTGTATTTGAAGAACTGCTCCATGCCTTTGATACCAGACCACCTGTGCGAAAAGAGGTGTAA
- a CDS encoding conjugal transfer protein has protein sequence MKKIRSYTSIWSVEKVLYSINDFRLPFPITFTQMTWFVVSLFAVMILGNLPPLSMIEGAFLKYFGIPVAFTWFMSTKTFDGKKPYGFLKSVIAYALRPKLTYAGKKVTLGRNQPQEAITAVRSEFYGISN, from the coding sequence ATGAAGAAAATACGAAGCTATACCAGTATCTGGTCTGTGGAAAAGGTACTGTATTCTATCAATGATTTTAGACTTCCGTTTCCCATAACCTTTACGCAAATGACATGGTTTGTCGTGTCACTCTTTGCAGTGATGATACTTGGCAACTTGCCCCCTCTTTCCATGATAGAGGGAGCATTTCTCAAATACTTTGGGATTCCTGTGGCTTTCACATGGTTTATGTCTACAAAAACTTTTGATGGTAAAAAGCCTTATGGATTTTTGAAGTCTGTCATTGCTTATGCACTGCGACCAAAGCTGACCTATGCAGGAAAAAAAGTAACGCTTGGCAGAAACCAGCCACAAGAAGCCATTACAGCAGTTAGGAGTGAATTTTATGGCATATCCAATTAA
- a CDS encoding antirestriction protein ArdA, whose translation MDDMQVYIANLGKYNEGELVGAWFTFPIDFEEVKEKIGLNDEYEEYAIHDYELPFTVDEYTSIGELNRLWEMVSELPEELQSELYALLTHFSSIEELSEHQEDIIIHSDCDDMYDVARYYIEETGALGEVPASLQNYIDYQAYGRDLDLSGTFISTNHGIFEIVY comes from the coding sequence ATGGACGATATGCAAGTCTATATTGCGAATTTAGGCAAATACAATGAGGGCGAATTGGTCGGTGCGTGGTTTACCTTTCCCATTGACTTTGAGGAAGTCAAAGAGAAAATCGGCTTGAATGATGAATATGAGGAATACGCCATTCATGACTACGAGTTACCCTTTACGGTTGACGAATACACTTCCATTGGCGAACTCAATCGACTATGGGAAATGGTATCGGAATTACCCGAAGAATTACAATCGGAGCTATATGCTCTGCTCACTCATTTTTCAAGCATTGAAGAACTAAGCGAACATCAAGAGGATATTATCATTCATTCCGATTGTGATGATATGTATGACGTGGCACGCTACTACATTGAAGAAACGGGTGCTTTAGGCGAAGTACCAGCTAGTCTTCAAAACTATATTGATTATCAAGCCTATGGTCGGGATTTAGACCTTTCAGGAACGTTTATCTCAACCAATCATGGGATTTTTGAAATCGTCTATTAA
- the mobT gene encoding MobT family relaxase, which yields MEGFLLNEQTWLQHLKEKRLAYGLSQNRLAVATGITRQYLSDIETGKVKPSEDLQQSLWEALERFNPDAPLEMLFDYVRIRFPTTDVQQVVENILQLKLSYFLHEDYGFYSYSEHYALGDIFVLCSHELDKGVLVELKGRGCRQFESYLLAQQRSWYEFFMDVLVAGGVMKRLDLAINDKTGILNIPVLTEKCQQEECISVFRSFKSYRSGELVRKEEKECMGNTLYIGSLQSEVYFCIYEKDYEQYKKNDIPIEDAEVKNRFEIRLKNERAYYAVRDLLVYDNPEHTAFKIINRYIRFVDKDDSKPRSDWKLNEEWAWFIGNNRERLKLTTKPEPYSFQRTLNWLSHQVAPTLKVAIKLDEINQTQVVKDILDHAKLTDRHKQILKQQSVKEQDVITTKK from the coding sequence TTGGAGGGATTTTTACTGAATGAACAAACTTGGTTACAGCATTTAAAAGAAAAACGCTTGGCTTATGGACTATCTCAAAACCGTTTAGCTGTTGCGACTGGTATTACAAGGCAGTATCTAAGCGATATTGAAACAGGAAAAGTCAAGCCATCAGAGGATTTACAGCAGTCCCTTTGGGAAGCTCTGGAACGCTTCAATCCCGACGCTCCCCTTGAAATGCTGTTTGATTATGTAAGAATTCGCTTTCCGACAACAGACGTACAGCAGGTGGTCGAAAACATCTTACAACTGAAACTGTCCTATTTTCTTCATGAGGACTATGGTTTCTATTCTTATTCAGAGCATTATGCTTTAGGCGACATATTCGTCCTTTGCTCCCATGAACTGGACAAAGGAGTTCTGGTGGAATTGAAAGGTCGTGGGTGCAGACAATTTGAAAGCTATCTTCTGGCACAACAAAGAAGCTGGTATGAGTTCTTTATGGACGTTTTGGTGGCTGGCGGTGTGATGAAACGCCTTGACCTTGCCATTAACGATAAGACAGGGATTTTAAATATCCCTGTACTCACTGAAAAGTGCCAACAGGAAGAATGTATCTCCGTCTTCCGCAGTTTTAAAAGCTATCGCAGTGGCGAACTGGTACGCAAAGAGGAAAAGGAATGTATGGGAAACACCCTCTATATCGGTTCATTACAAAGTGAAGTTTATTTCTGTATCTATGAAAAGGACTACGAGCAGTACAAGAAAAATGATATTCCCATTGAAGACGCAGAAGTAAAAAACCGTTTTGAGATTCGATTGAAAAATGAGCGTGCCTATTATGCAGTCCGTGATTTACTCGTCTATGACAATCCAGAGCATACCGCCTTTAAAATTATCAATCGGTATATCCGTTTTGTAGATAAAGACGATTCCAAACCTCGTTCTGATTGGAAACTGAATGAAGAATGGGCTTGGTTTATTGGGAACAATCGTGAACGATTAAAACTAACCACAAAACCAGAGCCTTACTCCTTCCAAAGGACGCTGAACTGGCTATCTCATCAAGTTGCCCCGACCTTAAAGGTTGCGATTAAACTTGATGAAATCAACCAGACGCAGGTTGTAAAAGACATTCTCGACCATGCGAAACTGACAGACCGACACAAGCAGATTTTGAAGCAACAGTCAGTAAAAGAACAGGACGTGATAACAACAAAAAAATAA
- a CDS encoding FtsK/SpoIIIE domain-containing protein, with protein sequence MKQRGKRIRPSGKDLVFHFTIASLLPVFLLVVGLFHVKTIQQINWQDFNLSQADKIDIPYLIISFSVAILICLLVAFVFKRVRYDTVKQLYHRQKLAKMILENKWYESEQVKTEGFFKDSAGRTKEKITYFPKMYYRLKNGLIQIRVEITLGKYQDQLLHLEKKLESGLYCELTDKELKDSYVEYTLLYDTIASRISIDEVEAKDGKLRLMKNVWWEYDKLPHMLIAGGTGGGKTYFILTLIEALLHTDSKLYILDPKNADLADLGSVMANVYYRKEDLLSCIETFYEEMMKRSEEMKQMKNYKTGKNYAYLGLPAHFLIFDEYVAFMEMLGTKENTAVMNKLKQIVMLGRQAGFFLILACQRPDAKYLGDGIRDQFNFRVALGRMSEMGYGMMFGSDVQKDFFLKRIKGRGYVDVGTSVISEFYTPLVPKGYDFLEEIKKLSNSRQSTQATCEAEVAGVD encoded by the coding sequence ATGAAACAGCGTGGTAAAAGGATTCGCCCATCTGGTAAAGATTTAGTCTTTCATTTTACGATAGCGTCACTCCTGCCTGTTTTCCTGCTGGTTGTCGGACTGTTTCATGTGAAGACAATCCAGCAGATCAACTGGCAGGATTTTAACCTATCACAAGCAGATAAGATTGACATTCCCTATTTAATTATCAGTTTCAGTGTCGCAATTCTTATCTGCTTGCTGGTAGCGTTTGTATTCAAACGGGTTCGCTATGATACGGTTAAACAACTTTACCACCGTCAAAAACTGGCAAAGATGATACTTGAAAACAAGTGGTATGAATCTGAACAGGTCAAAACAGAGGGTTTCTTTAAAGATAGTGCTGGTCGTACAAAGGAAAAGATAACCTACTTCCCTAAAATGTATTATCGACTTAAAAATGGCTTGATACAGATACGGGTGGAAATCACGCTGGGAAAATATCAAGACCAACTCTTACACTTGGAAAAGAAATTAGAGAGTGGCTTGTACTGTGAGCTGACGGATAAAGAGTTAAAGGATTCCTATGTGGAATATACTTTGCTCTATGACACCATAGCCAGTCGTATTTCTATTGATGAAGTAGAAGCTAAAGATGGTAAACTTCGCTTAATGAAAAACGTATGGTGGGAATATGATAAGCTCCCTCATATGTTGATTGCTGGTGGTACAGGTGGCGGTAAAACTTACTTTATACTGACACTGATTGAAGCCTTGCTTCATACAGATTCAAAACTGTATATTCTTGACCCGAAAAATGCTGATCTTGCGGACTTAGGTTCTGTGATGGCAAATGTCTACTATAGAAAAGAAGACTTGCTTTCTTGCATTGAAACATTCTATGAAGAAATGATGAAACGTAGTGAGGAAATGAAGCAGATGAAGAACTATAAGACTGGCAAAAATTATGCTTACTTAGGTCTCCCGGCACACTTCTTAATCTTTGATGAATACGTCGCTTTCATGGAAATGCTGGGAACAAAAGAAAACACCGCAGTTATGAATAAGCTGAAACAGATTGTCATGTTAGGTCGTCAAGCTGGCTTCTTTCTAATACTGGCTTGTCAACGTCCAGACGCAAAATATTTAGGCGACGGAATCCGTGATCAGTTTAATTTCAGAGTGGCTTTAGGTCGTATGTCTGAAATGGGCTATGGCATGATGTTTGGCAGTGACGTACAAAAGGATTTCTTCTTAAAGCGAATCAAAGGTCGTGGCTATGTTGATGTAGGAACAAGTGTCATATCAGAGTTTTATACTCCCCTTGTACCAAAAGGATATGATTTCTTGGAGGAAATTAAAAAGTTATCCAACAGCAGACAGTCCACGCAGGCGACGTGCGAAGCGGAAGTCGCAGGTGTGGACTGA
- a CDS encoding YdcP family protein — protein MRLANGIVLDKDTTFGELKFSALRREVRIQNEDGSVSDEIKERTYDLKSKGQGRMIQVSIPASVPLKEFDYNARVELINPIADTVATATYQGADVDWYIKADDIVLTKDSSSFKAQPQAKKEPTQDK, from the coding sequence ATGAGATTAGCAAATGGCATTGTATTAGATAAAGACACGACTTTTGGAGAATTGAAATTCTCTGCTCTACGTCGTGAAGTGAGAATCCAAAATGAAGACGGGTCGGTTTCAGATGAAATCAAGGAACGTACCTATGACTTAAAATCCAAAGGACAAGGACGCATGATTCAAGTAAGTATTCCTGCCAGCGTGCCTTTGAAAGAGTTTGATTATAACGCACGGGTGGAACTTATCAATCCCATTGCGGACACCGTTGCTACTGCCACCTATCAAGGAGCAGATGTTGACTGGTATATCAAGGCAGACGATATTGTGCTGACAAAGGATTCTAGTTCATTCAAAGCTCAACCACAAGCAAAGAAAGAACCGACACAAGACAAATAG
- a CDS encoding YdcP family protein, translating into MELKFVIPNMEKTFGNLEFAGEDKVVQRRINGRLTVLSRSYNLYSDVQRADDIVVVLPAEAGEKHFGFEERVKLVNPRITAEGYKIGTRGFTNYLLHADDMIKE; encoded by the coding sequence ATGGAACTTAAATTTGTGATTCCCAACATGGAAAAAACATTCGGCAATTTAGAATTTGCTGGCGAGGATAAAGTCGTTCAGCGAAGAATCAACGGACGGCTAACTGTCTTATCAAGAAGCTATAATCTCTATTCTGATGTTCAAAGAGCAGATGATATTGTGGTGGTGCTTCCTGCTGAAGCTGGCGAAAAACATTTCGGCTTTGAGGAACGTGTGAAGTTAGTCAATCCACGTATTACCGCAGAGGGCTACAAAATCGGCACTCGTGGTTTTACAAATTACCTTTTACATGCTGACGACATGATAAAAGAATAA
- a CDS encoding plasmid mobilization protein, with protein sequence MTSRFRNNGIYLMLSDEELELLNEKYKASKCKTLRQFIMKCILEKDIYVLDMDVFREMSTNISRTSNNINQITKRVNTTSIIYKDDVEDLKILLENQAKDIFSIRKKIYSLTNSNSINTEKE encoded by the coding sequence ATGACAAGTAGATTTAGGAATAACGGAATCTATTTAATGTTATCTGATGAGGAGTTAGAATTGTTAAATGAAAAATATAAAGCATCTAAGTGTAAAACTCTTAGGCAATTTATTATGAAATGTATTTTAGAAAAAGATATTTATGTATTAGATATGGATGTCTTTCGTGAAATGTCAACAAATATAAGTCGTACTTCAAATAATATAAATCAAATTACTAAAAGGGTAAATACTACATCAATTATATATAAAGATGATGTAGAAGATTTAAAAATCTTATTAGAAAATCAGGCAAAAGATATTTTCTCTATACGTAAAAAAATATACTCTCTTACTAATTCTAATAGCATAAATACTGAGAAAGAATAA